The Coffea arabica cultivar ET-39 chromosome 10e, Coffea Arabica ET-39 HiFi, whole genome shotgun sequence region ACGCTGAATCTCGCGGGGATTTCACTATCTTGCTCAGTCACATTGTTCTGGGCTGCAAGTTCGTTTGTTCTGCTGTCAACAAGGTCCCcagaattcttttcttttcttgaacaTTTTCCCTCTGTTCGGTTTGATTGTGTGAgtaaattttcatgttttactCTAAAGTATTCACAAATCCCATGTCTTGCATGATACAAGATTTCGTTCTTTTCACGTCAGGTCCAAAACGATTTTGGTTGTTTGGTCGAAAGGATTAGAGTTTCCTATGAACCAAGAAAATTGCTTTCGTTGTTTCTCAATCTTTTCGGttgtatttcaattttgttgGGGTTCTGTATTTGATTAGTTTGAGGAGGTTGTCCCGATGGCCACTTGTGTTGAACTCCTGACCTCCTCCACTATGTAGTGGTCATATAATCGCCAGCTATCAACTGTACTGCCACTTGTATATTATACTCGTTGTATTTGAATTTTACACACTAGAATATTCACACGGGTGATACACAAATTCAGTAGATATCTGTACTAATCTGTGTAATAATCCATTGTTATTATTACAGTTTACGGCAATGAATATCTTATTTTCCTTCCCTAGCTGAAATTTGGGGTATGCAGCAATATATGGTGCACAAATCTGCTGATTAACTAGGAGAGTTTCATCTTGTGGAGGAGAGCTGGCTAGGGATGTTTTCATCTTCTAGTTAGAAATCAGAAACCAAATTAAATCTTTTTTGAAAGATCTGTTTTATATATATGGTCATGCATATTGATGTGCATCTTTCTTGTTGTTGCATTAGTAGTTGGGGCTTCTCACTGAAAGTTTTCTGGTTCTAAAGATAAAAAGGATTAGTTTGCATCAAGGACTGGATTGAGTGTAGACTAGATTCCAGATGATAAGTCCTTGCTTAATTGCTATATGTGGAATAGACAGCATGACAGTTCAGAGCGAGTTTGGCAGCATTAGTGCCTCAAATATGAAGATGTAGGGAGTCGTAAAGGAATAGATGCAttgatttttttgagctttTAGGTCCAAGTTATTGTCCATTTGCTTATGCTGATTGGAAGCTCCAGAATCAGAATAGTCACTAGTTGCAGGATTCTCATGCCTTTTCTAATTTGGGAGTCAAGGACTAGATGAAATGCTTGAACAATAGTGATTTGGGATTTTCTGCTCTGCTTCAAGTTTTGTCTGTTTGAAGTATATGCTTTGCAGGCAGGCTTGGCCAAGCTGATTGGGCTTGCAGGTGAGACAAATGTGCAGGTGAGTTAAGCATAATTTGGGTTCATATTGCAATAGCCTCTGAGTTCTCCATATCGATTCCTTCATTGACTAATAAGCTGGATAAACTCTCATAATTAAGGGTGAAGAGCAAAAGAAGCTTGACGTGCTATCAAATGAAGTTTTTGTCAAAGCTCTGGTCAGCAGCGGTCGAACAGtaagtcattttgtttttctttctcctcctGCTATCAAATATCTATACAGAACGTGTTAAATTTTATGCCCAACTCTGGAATTTTTAAACAGTGCATTCTCGTCTCTGAAGAAGATGAACTGGCCATTGTTGTGGAGCCATCCAAGCGGGGGAAGTGCGTGCTCATGGTTTCCACTTTCTGTAAATTTTCTCGTATTCAAGGACATGTTCTTTTGAGGTTTGATATATTGAAATAACCTTTACAACTCCAACAGGTATTGTGTTGTGTTTGATCCCTTGGATGGATCCTCCAACATCGACTGTGGTGTCTCAATTGGAACTGTATGTTTGTCAACATGTGCTTTCAAGGAATTTGAACATATAGATCCTGATTCAAGAAATTATATGATAATGCTGCCATCATTGATaatcttcccttttcttctaGATTTTTGGTATTTACATGATTAAAGATCACAGTGAACCAAAATTAGAAGACGCGTTGCAGCCTGGGAAGGACATGGTAGCTGCTGGCTACTGCATGTACGGTAGCTCTTGCACGGTATGGATTTTCCATTCTGTTACATATGTCTAccttctgtttttgttttgtagGAGATCTGAAAATTGTTATGAATACTATTAAGGCTTTAGGAATACATTATGTGTCTGATGTGGTCGTGTCTTTCATGATCGTAGCAACTAAGGGTAGTTGTTTCATCCTTGTGATTGATGACTTACAGCTTGTGTTGAGCACTGGAAGTGGTGTTAATGGATTTACTCTTGATCCATCTCTTGGAGAGTTCATACTGACTCATCCAGATATTAAGGTAAAAAAAGTACGTTAACTGCGTAGAAAATGTCTTGTAACCATATACTTTCTTCTGATCGGCCTCTTTATTTTGCATTGTTAAGCAAATGATTACTCCAAAACGTGGACAATTGCATGCTGTCTGGTGCATAGAATACTACTGATCACTAAGAGTACATGGTATCAATGCGAATCCACTGACATTCTCCAAAAATCCTCATGTACTTGTTGGAGCAATAGTTCTGTCTTTCTTGCTCTTATTACCGCTCCTTCCCTTGCGATCTGTCCAGAACGTTATCTTGCAGCATATTCATCAATTTCTTAGCATGTTAATTATAACAACTTAACCATCTGTAAACACACCATTTGTGAGTGATAATTTTGTTAAGTCTTACGTGCACctgaaatttatatttttttgtccAAATTCTTACCATGTTTAATGTAATCAAGGTTTTATTAGGTTCCAGACAAATTTGCATCAGTTTGTTCATACTGCCTGATCTTGAGATTGTATAATTAGGTCTCTGATTTCTTTTCCATAATTTTTTCTGTTTGGTTTGTTTAACTGGTCTCAAATTGCGCTTTTTCTGCTCAGATTCCAAAGAAAGGAAAGATATACTCTGTAAATGAGGGAAATGCAAGGAACTGGGATGCTCCGACAGCTAAGTATGTCTAAATGCATGTAGAAGTCAACATTGCCTTCATCTCAGGTCTAACATATTTGAATTTCAGGTATGTGGAGAAATGCAAGTTCCCAAAAGATGGTTCATCAGCTAAATCATTAAGATACATTGGGAGGTACTAATTTCTCTTCTCGCAGGCTAATTCTAAAAGAGACAACATCAGTAGGGGTCTGCTGGAGATTTCTTTTATCCATACAACTTCAGCAAcctttctgttccctttcccctttagccaagaaaatgaagaaacaagGCTAGAATCTTTGAAGAGCTGAATTCTGTAAAAGTCTGGATTCATGAGAAAATTCAGCATTAATGAGATAAGACAACCTCAATCCTCTAATTTCTTATACTTCAATATCATTTGCAGCATGGTAGCCGATGTTCACCGGACATTGCTCTATGGAGGTATCTTTTTGTATCCAGCTGATAAGAAAAGTCCTAACGGGAAATTGAGGTAAGTTTCATCTTTCTTGTAAACATACCAAGGATAAATCCTTTTTTCCATTCATAACTATGGGTATTAAGGAGCTTGATTGAAGCAAATatcatccaaaccaataaaTTTGGTGCACCTCTGAAACAGAGTTCTATATGAGGTCTTCCCGATGTCTTTCTTGATGGAACAAGCTGGAGGACAAGCATTTACTGGGAAGGAACGGGTAAGATTGCTTAACTTTAATCTGCGTGACATAACAACTGTAAGAGTGTGGATGCATTTGTTCTTTTTTGAGGAGAAACACCTCTTAAACCAATCAAAATCAGGATGTCCTGATGTGTTTGGTATGTAATGAAAAATATTCTTATCGCAGGCACTTGACCTAGTTCCAAAGAAGATTCATGAAAGATCACCAATATTTCTTGGTAGTTATGATGATGTTGAAGAGATCAAAGCACTTTACGCTGAAGAGCAGAAAGCATAGATATGTGAAACTCTTTTACCTTGTTGATTTGGTCCATCTGGAGGCTTTGACTGCTAATTTCTTGGAGCAAAACAAACTGTtcgtttagtttttctttcaaGTTGCAAAACTACTGTATTGCGGTAAACTCTGTGTGTCAAGATTGTGGTTCATGTCAGTGACTATCACAACTGACATAGAGATGCACTATGCACATATGTTGACATAAAGAAGCATGTGTAGATTTCTACCTCATtattcacttgtacatctttaCTGATTAAAACATCTTCTTTTGGTATACCGTACTAAAAATTATTCTTACTTAAAGTTAAAACAATTCGCAATCTGTCAAAGAAGAGAGAGCAAAAACTTACCTATACACCGTGCAGCTTCCCTTGTAACTCCTATAAGGCTCTAAGCAATCTGAaaagggggtgaattaggttgttCACAAATCAAGCGAATGGTTATAAATTTTTGCCCAATTTTGTCATCCAAAAATAGCTTAAGTAATCACATGCTCAAGCATATAAAGTAATACAATAGAATAAAAGAGAAGCgagcaataaaataaaagaaacacaAACCAATTACACTTCCAAACTTCTTCCAAATTTAGAGTTGATTCTTCTACTAGTagtttcttcaattgatggcgtaGCAAGCTATCTTATACAGACGCAAGCTCATTCTTTGCTCGCTCTGAATATTCTTTAGTTGAGTTAAACAGTTTTATAACTTTACTCAAGTTAATGTTAACTATCCTACAATTGAATGCCCTCAACCAATTAAGAATTACAAAGAGGTTCTTCCAATGTTGGTCATACAAATCAGCTCGTACAAAGAAGGACTCACCCTTTGCTTGCACTAAGTTTCCATACTCTCTAGTTGAGTCAAAGAGTTTTACAACTCTCTAATTAACCTTATCTAAGCTACAATTGAATGTCAACCCAACCAATGAAAAATTCTTCTCACATTTCGACCTCACAAAGAATATATAAGTACACACATAAAGAGTAGGAGAAAGAGGCAAGGAGAGAGGgatgagaaggaaaaagagagaggaggagaggGAAAGAGACCTCCAACGCCAGCGAGACGGTAGGCTAGAAGGGGAGGGTATTGGTAGAAGAGAAATATGACGtgtattttttatgtttttaggTGTGTATTTTAAAACTTTAGTAGAGTATTTTCTAAGGTTATTGTAGACAAAATTGTTAAAAAGTTTATATAATAAAACCCCATCAAAAAACAGGCTTCCAAGTACACCGACAttttgtcaaaatattttttcttcttccaattCATGCTCTTGTTTTCAGTCAAAATGTGAAACTGCTACGGATTTTCGTACCCTTGGAAAGGCAAAGGGAAAAGATAAGGAACTACTTGGGTATTCAACTTTTGGTAATTTGTTGTAGCAAATGATACAAGCAGAAGTTTGAAAAGTATAATAATGTAAAATATCTAAGGCGGCTGCATGATAACTTATAGACGCGTAATCCATATATTACATAATATCTTGAGTTAATATATCTGCTCTTTTTTGTTGATCTGCTTGACATTTGTAACAACTTTCCTGTTTGATTTACAGCGTATATTTGGTACCATGAAAATCTTGCACACTAAGCTTCAACCAAAGATTCCCACTAAGGTTCCTTGGTCAATGTCTATGTACTTATATGTTCTAGAAGCTCCAAACAAATGCAATATTTTTGAGTTTGAAATaagatttgaatttcaaattcaaattcgaattatgtATCATGCATTCAACGGTGAAAGTATATATACCGTCAGGATATAAGACATTATCTTACACGAAAATAATTGTATATGAAATCTCACTTGTAAAGCAAAATTGACATCTATGAGGGAGTTTCAATGATTTAGAAGAGCTGTATCAGGTAATTAACTCAACAAGCATATAATTTGAGGTTAATCACACTTGGTCCCCCTAAACTTTAGAGATAACTGAGTTTTACTTCCTTcaactttaaaaatatatgctTCACTCTCATGAAAACTATTCAAATGttagaaatgtatatattattgCAATGAGATTATTGCCCTTTGATTTATGGGTTGTTattacttttccttttattgttAAATCATATACGTTATCTATATGGCATCCACTGTACAAGAATATCATATTGataaaaagctaaaaaaaagtTTACATTTAGTTTATTatccttaaaattttttttgttggattAATGTTCATTTTTTAAtgtatttttgtttaatttattaGATTTTAAATCATAGAATAATGATAAATAGCAAAGATTATTAAacttgttatttttaaaaaatagttttttcttatattagtttatgtaaaccgttaaaattatattattgtcattttttatttgtcaaattagtcaattagtaaataattaaccaaaattttATAAACATGTTCTTAtgcattatttttaaatttagaGGCAAAAATTgaagattaaatcaaatttcaatttttttgggcAAAAAAGGGCAATCATaataaactaaaattattattattttttaaaatttcggCAACAAAAGAGCAATGTTGTGATAAGTCATAACACTCACCTATTTTATTGTTTGGTAAAGTTAAGAATTTTAATCTTGACTTTTATCCAAAGGCGCTGAAATGTATATATTTTTGAGGTTGAGAGTCATAAAATATGTATGATTAGTCTCAAAACTCAGGGGGCCAAAGTGTTATTAACCTAAATTTTAAACTGAAATAGAAGAAGatagaataattttttaaatttccacGTGGCAAATAGATACTATTCAAGATTGGAAAAAACCTGAATCTGACCAGCACACCGAATCTGCCCCTTCTTCATCGTCCCCTTCCCCACCTGCATAATTTTCCCCCGGCATTTATTGAACTTCTTTAATCATTTCGCCCACAAACTCTCCACCGATCCAAAACTCCACACGCACAAACACGTTTTACTGCGTGCCCGCCTATACATACACATTTCTGTATCTAcacatattttttaaaaatattaaaataaataagatCTCCAAAACTGCAGTAATAAATGTCGAGCGACAGTGACGACGAAGACGAGCTCCTGCAGATCGCGTTGCGCGAGCAGGCCGAGCGCGATCTCAATTACCGCAAGCCGTCTTCTCAACAACAACCTGCGAAGCCTGTTCGGAATTACGTCCAGCCAGCGCCGCAGCGAGCTCCGGCGCCGGCGGCGGTGGCGGCTGGGAGGAATTCGAGTTTGAATTCGAATGTAGCGACGGGAAGGATGCAGCAGAAGAGTGGGAGTAGTAATAGTAATAGGAGTGGGAGTAATCAGGTgctgcagcagcagcagcagaggAAGGTTGTGGAGGATGATGATGATTCGGAGGTGGAGATGCTTAGCATTTCGTCCGGCGATGAGGATTCCTCGTCGAAAGACAGGGCTAGGTTTGTGGGGAGAGGACGGGCTGGGAGCGGAGGAGAGAGAGGAGGGAGGGATGATGATAGGTGGGATGGTGGTGAGCCTGATTGCTGGAAGCACGTTGATGAATCTGAGGTGAAGTTTTGAGTATATACTCAGCAGTTCTTGTTGGTCCCATTTCAGAATTGTTCTGCTTCCTTTTCAGCATTCAGCTTATAGGTGTCAATATGGTCTTGCCTTCCCCTTCCtataacaaaaacaaaacatccTGGATGGATTGAtgtaattttcatgttttggtgtatttgttttcatttttggtGATACCCCGACCCTTATGCACACTCTAGGCGTTTCAAGTAATTTGTTTTCTCATGGTTTATACCcacatcttttttattttctgattttataattttgggAGAGGTGGGAAGTTGGGGAAGGGGATGTTTGGATCAGTATTTACTGGAGTTTTTTGTGAGAATTATGGTTTTCTAATTTAAGGCCTGTATCGTGCTCAATGATAGTCTTTCGTGCTTATTAATTCTTATGAAGTGAAGTGAAGTAAGCCAATGCTGATTGGCTGGGGCTCCTTTTTGAATTAGGGGAAACTCTTTCGCCTAAACTTTAGTTAGTATACTTCATTTTGGTAAATGGCATTTTGAAATAAAACTTTTTGGCCAGTTGGGACGGCGGGTTCGTGAGATGAGGGAAACGCGAGCAGTCCCAGCTGTTCCAAAGATTGAGGCAGCTGCATTGGCTAAAAAGGGGCTTAGCAGTCTACAGTCGCTTCCACGTGGTGTTGAGTGGATAGATCCTCTTGGATTGGGGTAAAGTTTTTTTGTGCTGGTAATGCTGCAGCGCACCTCTCACTGTTTGTTTCTACTCATCTGCTTTTGATTATTATGTTTCAGGATAATTAATCACAAGACATTCAGGTTGATGAGCGATTCAGGACCCCCATCATCCATGGCTGATAAAGAACCTTTAGATGCCAATGCTCGTGGTATGCAGCTTTAACTAGAACCTTCTTTACTGATGTTAACCAGAAcaagtttataaaaaaaatctgAACATCAGATACTAGATTGGTAAAGAAGTCTTAGCTGATATATCAGATACATTAATATGAAATAATTTTCCTTGTCaaaagttgcattttttttgtttggtcaTCTTATATTGCTTCAATagaattatcaaataatctaTAAAAATTGTTTGACATTTACATTTGTCTGTTACACCAGGATGATTGTAAGTTTTGTACTCAGTGGTAACAGATCGATTTCCATATCTTTGAAAAAGAGTAGCTTTGCTATCTGGGCAATAGAGGAAGTTTATTGCTCATATGTCTTGACAACAAATTCTTAACTTCCCATTATTTTGCTGGACTTTTCAATGTTTATTCCAATTTGAACGTAGTTAATATATTTAGTTGGATAGAATCCCCTGATTTCAGGCTGAGTGACCTGCAAACACCTTCAGCGGAGCTAAGTAGATGTATTGTTTGAGGACATGGAACCATTGACCAAACAATTCATGCTTATGCATTCTATACTGTTTTTAAGGCTTCAGAAACTTTAAGTCCTTTTGTTGCTTTATATTTGGGGGCACGCTTCTTTTATAGGGTTTAGAACTTTAGTGCATCTTTGATCTGTCACCCTTCAGGTATGTTTGATCTTTATTGGAGTTAAGTTGTGTATATCTGCAGGTTGATTGAGGTTCATATTAAGGTATGTATGATCTTTAGTGGAGTTAAGTTGTGCATATCTGCAGGTTGATTGAGGTTCATATTATGGTTAAGTGACGGAAGATGTTAATAGATTGTTCAGTGATACAGGACAAACCCCAAAATCTGAACTTTACTAATGCCAGCAAATTATATGTGGGCGAAActtaaagaaagcaagaaaaaaaggTAGAGCAGAAAGCTATAAACCTCGGCAAGGACCTTGTGGAAGTCTCAACAAGAGGAGTTAATGAAAATATCACCTTTAAAGTGGCAAAAACTGCAATAgtctttttctaaatttgacactATGGCAACTTGTCAGCCAGAAGGCTGGCTTCTTGTCTTATGGTGTCCTAAAAATGCTTTAGAACAAAGCAAATTGAAGAGAAGAATGGGCtcgtggatttttttttcttgtatttgtttgctcaTTTTTGTGCCTTTTCTATTTAGTTCTATACTCGTTCCTTCTTGTTGGAGTTTTTTGCATTTGTGTATGGCAACTAAGACTTGCATCAAGGAGTATATATTAATTTTGGGAATCCCTGAGGTCAGAGGAAATATTAATTTGTTGCCTTAAAAGTGAATGTTGCTCTca contains the following coding sequences:
- the LOC113712788 gene encoding fructose-1,6-bisphosphatase, cytosolic isoform X1 yields the protein MDHSADAHRTDLMTITRFVLNEQSKHAESRGDFTILLSHIVLGCKFVCSAVNKAGLAKLIGLAGETNVQGEEQKKLDVLSNEVFVKALVSSGRTCILVSEEDELAIVVEPSKRGKYCVVFDPLDGSSNIDCGVSIGTIFGIYMIKDHSEPKLEDALQPGKDMVAAGYCMYGSSCTLVLSTGSGVNGFTLDPSLGEFILTHPDIKVKKIPKKGKIYSVNEGNARNWDAPTAKYVEKCKFPKDGSSAKSLRYIGSMVADVHRTLLYGGIFLYPADKKSPNGKLRVLYEVFPMSFLMEQAGGQAFTGKERALDLVPKKIHERSPIFLGSYDDVEEIKALYAEEQKA
- the LOC113712788 gene encoding fructose-1,6-bisphosphatase, cytosolic isoform X3, translated to MDHSADAHRTDLMTITRFVLNEQSKHAESRGDFTILLSHIVLGCKFVCSAVNKAGLAKLIGLAGETNVQGEEQKKLDVLSNEVFVKALVSSGRTCILVSEEDELAIVVEPSKRGKYCVVFDPLDGSSNIDCGVSIGTIFGIYMIKDHSEPKLEDALQPGKDMVAAGYCMYGSSCTIPKKGKIYSVNEGNARNWDAPTAKYVEKCKFPKDGSSAKSLRYIGSMVADVHRTLLYGGIFLYPADKKSPNGKLRVLYEVFPMSFLMEQAGGQAFTGKERALDLVPKKIHERSPIFLGSYDDVEEIKALYAEEQKA
- the LOC113712788 gene encoding fructose-1,6-bisphosphatase, cytosolic isoform X2; the protein is MDHSADAHRTDLMTITRFVLNEQSKHAESRGDFTILLSHIVLGCKFVCSAVNKAGLAKLIGLAGETNVQGEEQKKLDVLSNEVFVKALVSSGRTCILVSEEDELAIVVEPSKRGKYCVVFDPLDGSSNIDCGVSIGTIFGIYMIKDHSEPKLEDALQPGKDMVAAGYCMYGSSCTLVLSTGSGVNGFTLDPSLGEFILTHPDIKIPKKGKIYSVNEGNARNWDAPTAKYVEKCKFPKDGSSAKSLRYIGSMVADVHRTLLYGGIFLYPADKKSPNGKLRVLYEVFPMSFLMEQAGGQAFTGKERALDLVPKKIHERSPIFLGSYDDVEEIKALYAEEQKA